The following coding sequences are from one Rhodobiaceae bacterium window:
- a CDS encoding hypothetical protein (protein of unknown function (DUF455)) — MPPTRDTLPFATVSEAALSVLQTANADAKADLAQKVGAAWAAGSLSFAFGHASPLDRPARPARPELRLPRDMPRRRAGGEKGRFALLHSLAHIELNAIDLAFDMVARFGRCQPRDFTSDWINVGSEEGKHFNLLNDRLKALSGTYGDLPAHDGLWDAAFATRHDLLARLAVVPMVLEARGLDVTPPMIDKLIRAGDQASAEILRIIYEDEKGHVAAGSRWFASEIATQKLDAEATFHDLVRRYFKGDLKRPFNDAARAAAGLTAGLYEPLAKPPK, encoded by the coding sequence ATGCCGCCCACACGAGACACATTGCCGTTCGCCACAGTCAGCGAGGCAGCTCTATCGGTACTTCAGACAGCCAATGCTGATGCGAAGGCTGATCTGGCACAAAAAGTTGGGGCTGCATGGGCTGCAGGATCGCTAAGCTTCGCTTTTGGCCATGCATCGCCATTGGACCGGCCTGCGCGTCCAGCACGACCTGAACTTCGCCTGCCACGGGATATGCCCCGCAGACGCGCAGGTGGTGAAAAAGGTCGCTTCGCCCTCTTACATTCACTCGCCCATATTGAGCTGAATGCGATCGATCTGGCCTTCGATATGGTGGCCCGCTTTGGGCGGTGCCAGCCCCGAGACTTTACCTCTGACTGGATCAATGTCGGAAGCGAAGAAGGTAAGCATTTCAACCTCTTAAACGATCGGCTTAAAGCGCTATCGGGCACTTATGGGGACCTGCCTGCCCATGACGGGCTTTGGGATGCCGCTTTCGCCACGCGGCATGACCTTCTGGCCCGATTGGCTGTGGTGCCGATGGTGCTGGAAGCACGTGGCCTGGATGTTACACCGCCGATGATCGACAAGCTCATCCGTGCTGGCGACCAGGCGAGTGCCGAGATACTCCGCATCATCTACGAGGATGAAAAGGGCCATGTGGCAGCGGGAAGCCGTTGGTTTGCCTCAGAAATCGCCACTCAGAAGCTTGATGCGGAAGCCACCTTCCACGATCTGGTCCGGCGCTATTTCAAGGGTGACCTGAAGCGCCCGTTCAACGACGCCGCAAGAGCAGCGGCAGGCCTGACTGCCGGCCTTTACGAGCCGCTTGCCAAGCCCCCCAAATAG
- the bcp gene encoding putative peroxiredoxin bcp, which translates to MAKELKEGLKAPAFSLPTDGGGKIRLADLKGQNVVVYFYPKDMTPGCTTEAIDFSAHGAAFKKANTVVIGVSKDSVERHDKFKAKHDLTVTLASDESGAMLEKYGVWQEKKLYGKVFMGIVRSTILINAEGKIAKIWPKVRVKGHADDVLEAAKAL; encoded by the coding sequence ATGGCCAAAGAGCTTAAAGAGGGCTTGAAAGCCCCCGCCTTTTCCCTCCCGACCGATGGCGGCGGCAAAATCCGCCTGGCAGACCTCAAGGGCCAGAATGTTGTGGTCTATTTCTATCCAAAAGACATGACCCCTGGCTGCACAACGGAAGCCATCGATTTTTCAGCACACGGCGCGGCCTTCAAGAAGGCAAATACAGTGGTGATTGGTGTTTCCAAAGACAGTGTTGAGCGACATGACAAGTTCAAAGCAAAACACGATTTGACCGTAACCCTCGCTTCTGACGAAAGCGGTGCGATGCTGGAAAAATACGGCGTCTGGCAAGAAAAGAAGCTCTACGGCAAAGTCTTTATGGGGATCGTGAGATCAACCATCCTGATCAATGCTGAGGGAAAAATCGCGAAAATCTGGCCAAAAGTTCGGGTGAAAGGGCATGCAGACGACGTTCTAGAGGCTGCGAAGGCGCTCTAG